Proteins from a genomic interval of Ferviditalea candida:
- a CDS encoding fumarylacetoacetate hydrolase family protein encodes MSKAKIKLRGISQYHEVDVNPADDTVELNGKRYSVGRLPLDSLISGTIYGVLLNYKGAFAALGDAMFEAPYKGEPKAPVMYIKPANTVIGSGMPIPLPADVPELEIGASLGVVMGRTATRVGEAEALEYIAGYTVVNDVSIPHDSVYRPAVSQKCRDGFCPAGPWIIERDAVADPDSLDVRVFINGELRQQNTTANLIRNVPRLIADITEFMTLSSGDVLLVGVPEGAPLVKAGDRVRIEINGVGSLENTVVHEHEWVMEVSL; translated from the coding sequence ATGAGCAAAGCAAAAATCAAGCTTCGCGGCATATCTCAATACCACGAGGTCGATGTGAATCCTGCGGACGATACGGTCGAACTGAACGGAAAGCGTTATTCCGTCGGCAGGCTTCCTCTGGATTCGCTGATATCGGGAACGATATACGGTGTTCTATTGAACTATAAAGGTGCGTTCGCCGCGTTGGGAGACGCAATGTTTGAGGCGCCTTACAAGGGAGAGCCCAAGGCGCCTGTCATGTATATCAAACCAGCTAATACGGTGATTGGCTCCGGCATGCCGATTCCGCTGCCTGCGGATGTCCCGGAGCTGGAAATCGGCGCTTCGCTCGGTGTGGTTATGGGACGCACGGCGACGCGTGTAGGTGAAGCCGAAGCCCTGGAATATATTGCGGGGTACACCGTGGTGAACGATGTCAGCATTCCGCACGACAGCGTGTATCGTCCCGCGGTGAGCCAAAAATGCCGGGACGGCTTTTGCCCGGCCGGTCCTTGGATCATTGAGCGCGATGCCGTTGCCGATCCGGATTCATTGGATGTGCGGGTGTTTATCAACGGTGAGCTGCGGCAGCAGAATACGACCGCAAATCTGATCCGGAACGTTCCGCGGTTGATCGCCGACATCACCGAGTTTATGACCCTTAGCAGCGGCGACGTGCTGCTGGTCGGGGTACCGGAAGGCGCGCCGTTGGTAAAAGCCGGCGATCGCGTGCGGATCGAAATCAACGGAGTGGGCAGCCTGGAAAATACGGTTGTGCATGAACATGAATGGGTAATGGAGGTCTCATTATGA